A genomic region of Rhodococcus pyridinivorans contains the following coding sequences:
- a CDS encoding acyl-CoA dehydrogenase family protein: MKRTVYGDDHEAYRHSVREFLARWFEPLAADVRANKALPREFWLAAGKHDLLGLEVPERYSGVEAGDYRFNAVLIEELAKMNAALASSVSIHCDVVAPYLVHLTTDEQKARWLPGLCSGDVLTAIGMTEPGGGSDLAALKTTAVRDGNGWLLSGAKTFITNGYSADLVIIPARTSPSKKAKGITLFGVDTSLPGFERGRKLDKVGQDEADTAELFLDRVRVTDDDVIGELDRGFIHMMSFLPQERLGCAIANLAHAAQILLETINYCRERKAFGQSIGTFQHNKFLLAELVTQLDVTQAYVDRCIEAHSEGTLTPIDAAKAKWWTAEIQNRILDHCVQLHGGYGYMNEYRVARAWRDARVTKIWAGSNEIMKELIGRDLGF, encoded by the coding sequence ATGAAGCGAACGGTGTACGGCGATGATCACGAGGCTTACCGACACTCTGTCCGCGAGTTTCTCGCTCGATGGTTCGAGCCCCTGGCCGCCGACGTTCGTGCCAACAAGGCATTGCCGCGAGAGTTCTGGCTTGCCGCGGGTAAGCATGACCTGTTGGGACTCGAAGTACCCGAACGATATTCAGGCGTCGAGGCAGGGGATTATCGCTTCAATGCGGTTCTCATCGAAGAATTGGCCAAGATGAATGCCGCGTTGGCGTCGAGCGTGAGTATTCACTGTGACGTCGTGGCGCCGTACCTGGTGCACCTGACCACCGACGAACAGAAGGCGAGGTGGCTCCCAGGACTGTGTTCCGGGGACGTGCTCACCGCCATCGGAATGACCGAACCCGGTGGGGGATCGGATCTGGCCGCACTGAAGACCACCGCAGTGCGGGACGGCAACGGGTGGTTGCTCTCGGGTGCCAAGACATTCATCACCAACGGTTACTCTGCAGACCTGGTGATCATTCCGGCACGTACCTCTCCATCGAAGAAGGCCAAGGGAATTACCCTCTTCGGCGTGGACACCTCCTTGCCCGGATTCGAGCGTGGCCGCAAACTCGACAAGGTCGGACAGGACGAAGCAGACACCGCTGAACTCTTCCTCGACCGGGTGCGCGTCACCGATGACGACGTGATCGGCGAGCTCGATCGAGGATTCATCCACATGATGTCCTTCCTGCCCCAGGAACGACTCGGATGCGCCATTGCCAATCTCGCGCACGCTGCGCAGATTCTGCTCGAGACGATCAACTACTGCCGAGAACGAAAGGCATTCGGGCAGTCCATCGGAACGTTCCAGCACAACAAGTTCTTGCTTGCCGAACTCGTGACACAGCTCGACGTGACACAGGCGTACGTCGACCGCTGCATCGAAGCCCACTCGGAGGGGACGTTGACACCGATCGATGCAGCCAAGGCCAAGTGGTGGACTGCCGAGATCCAGAACCGGATCCTCGATCATTGTGTGCAACTGCACGGGGGATACGGCTACATGAACGAGTACCGAGTGGCACGAGCCTGGCGGGATGCCCGGGTCACGAAGATCTGGGCGGGATCGAACGAAATCATGAAAGAACTGATCGGTCGCGATCTGGGCTTCTGA
- a CDS encoding flavin-containing monooxygenase has protein sequence MTESQVATATRSGSHSNNDVLDVLIIGGGFSGLYALDRLRDLGFTVNVWDAAGGLGGIWWWNCYPGARTDSTGQIYQFSYKDLWKKYDFTELYPGHQGVREYFNYVDSQLDLTRDVVFDTFAEACTWDEETRQWTVRSADGKIQKARQVIVATGFGAKPLYPNLEGLDSFAGECYHTARWPQEGVDMSGRKVVVIGTGASGVQVVQEAGHVAEHVTVFQRTPNLALPMQQRKLTHDDNEHFRKGLPERFATRYKAFAGFDFDFIPQNATDLSKEERDAIYEKMWAEGGFEMWLGNFQDILVDEEANRTFYDFWRGKVLERVTDPKKAAIVAPETPPHPYGVKRPSLEQDYFDVINQDNVDVIDSNVTPIRRVLPHGVETDDGVIECDLLVLATGFDNNRGGIMAIDITGVDGLTIQDKWKSGVDTCLGLSTRGFPNMMFLYGPQSPSGFCNGPTSAEYQGEIVVEFLEYLREKGATRFENTEESEKQWRAHVDELFVNSMFTKARSWYWGANVPGKPAQMLNYSGGVPQYFARWEEIKSNGYDTYETD, from the coding sequence ATGACCGAATCCCAGGTCGCCACAGCGACCCGCAGCGGCTCGCACTCGAACAATGACGTACTCGATGTTCTGATCATCGGGGGAGGATTCTCCGGCCTGTACGCATTGGACCGACTGCGCGATCTCGGTTTCACCGTCAATGTCTGGGACGCCGCGGGTGGATTGGGCGGAATCTGGTGGTGGAACTGCTATCCCGGAGCCCGTACCGACAGCACCGGGCAGATCTACCAGTTCTCGTACAAGGACCTGTGGAAGAAGTACGACTTCACCGAACTGTATCCGGGCCACCAAGGGGTTCGTGAGTACTTCAACTACGTCGACTCACAGCTCGACCTCACCCGCGACGTCGTGTTCGACACTTTCGCCGAAGCATGCACGTGGGACGAGGAAACCCGTCAGTGGACCGTACGGTCCGCCGACGGCAAGATCCAGAAGGCACGGCAGGTCATTGTTGCCACAGGATTCGGCGCCAAGCCGCTGTATCCGAATCTCGAAGGGCTCGATTCCTTCGCCGGTGAGTGCTACCACACTGCGCGCTGGCCTCAAGAGGGCGTGGATATGAGTGGCCGCAAAGTTGTCGTCATCGGTACCGGCGCCAGCGGTGTGCAGGTCGTCCAGGAGGCAGGTCATGTGGCCGAACACGTCACCGTGTTCCAACGCACCCCGAATCTGGCACTTCCGATGCAGCAACGCAAACTCACCCATGACGACAACGAGCACTTCCGGAAGGGACTTCCCGAGCGGTTTGCTACGCGCTACAAGGCGTTTGCCGGCTTCGACTTCGATTTCATTCCGCAGAACGCCACCGACCTGAGTAAGGAAGAGCGCGACGCGATCTACGAGAAGATGTGGGCAGAAGGTGGTTTCGAGATGTGGCTCGGAAACTTCCAGGACATCCTTGTAGATGAGGAGGCCAACCGTACGTTCTACGACTTCTGGCGTGGCAAGGTCCTCGAACGGGTCACCGACCCCAAGAAGGCGGCAATCGTCGCACCGGAGACGCCTCCGCACCCCTACGGCGTCAAGCGTCCCTCCCTCGAACAGGACTACTTCGATGTCATCAATCAGGACAATGTCGATGTCATCGACTCCAACGTCACGCCGATTCGACGGGTGCTGCCGCATGGTGTCGAAACCGACGACGGTGTCATCGAATGCGACCTCCTCGTACTGGCAACAGGGTTCGACAACAACCGTGGTGGGATCATGGCTATCGATATCACCGGCGTCGACGGCCTGACGATTCAGGACAAGTGGAAGTCCGGTGTCGACACGTGTCTGGGCCTGTCGACCCGCGGATTCCCGAACATGATGTTCCTGTACGGACCTCAGAGCCCGTCCGGGTTCTGCAACGGCCCGACATCTGCCGAGTACCAAGGCGAAATCGTCGTCGAGTTCCTCGAGTACCTGCGCGAGAAAGGGGCGACACGGTTCGAGAACACCGAAGAGTCCGAGAAGCAGTGGCGCGCACACGTCGACGAGCTTTTCGTGAACTCGATGTTCACAAAGGCACGTTCGTGGTACTGGGGTGCAAACGTGCCCGGTAAGCCGGCGCAGATGCTCAACTACTCAGGAGGAGTCCCTCAGTACTTTGCTCGTTGGGAAGAAATCAAGTCCAACGGTTACGACACCTACGAGACCGACTGA